One part of the Solea solea chromosome 1, fSolSol10.1, whole genome shotgun sequence genome encodes these proteins:
- the LOC131473612 gene encoding uncharacterized protein LOC131473612 — protein sequence MIIAHCHENVRHQGKCMTINEVRSNGYWIPGINRAVAAHLHQCVTCRKLRRVTEEQRMADLPSERVDPSPPFTYCGMDCFGPFLTKHGRKVQKRYGLLFTCLCCRAIHIEMLDDMSTDAFINGLRCFIAIRGAVRQLKSDQGSNFVGAKNELNEALKQVDTNRLTTFLADRQCDFSMNAPHSSHVGGVWERQIRTVKNVLRSTLSLSPGRLDDSSLRTFFYEAMAIVNSRPLTVDNLSDPKSPEPLTPNHLLTMKSITALPPPGRFIREDMYARKRWRHVQYLSEQFWSRWRKEYLFNIATRQRWHTPRRNLKVGDIVMEKADDLPRNEWKLAKVIETVTDTDGLVRKVKIRVGDQKMGKEGHRSGKPSIVERPVQKLILLLETV from the coding sequence ATGATAATTGCACATTGTCACGAAAATGTTCGACATCAAGGAAAATGTATGACCATCAATGAGGTCAGATCAAATGGATACTGGATCCCAGGAATCAATAGAGCAGTGGCAGCTCACCTGCATCAATGTGTTACATGTCGGAAACTCAGGAGAGTCACAGAAGAACAACGGATGGCGGATCTGCCTTCAGAGCGTGTAGACCCATCACCACCCTTCACATACTGTGGAATGGATTGCTTCGGTCCGTTCCTCACAAAACACGGACGCAAAGTGCAAAAGCGATACGGCCTCCTTTTCACCTGCCTGTGCTGTCGAGCTATCCACATTgaaatgttggacgacatgtCAACAGATGCCTTCATTAACGGACTCCGTTGTTTCATTGCCATAAGAGGAGCAGTTCGCCAGTTAAAATCTGATCAAGGATCTAATTTCGTTGGGGCTAAAAACGAGCTAAATGAGGCTCTTAAGCAAGTGGATACAAATCGTCTGACCACATTTTTGGCTGACAGGCAGTGTGATTTCAGCATGAACGCCCCTCATTCAAGCCATGTGGGAGGTGTATGGGAGAGGCAGATTAGAACAGTGAAGAATGTTCTTCGTtccactctctcgctctcaccaGGCAGGCTGGATGATTCCTCGCTGCGGACATTTTTCTATGAGGCCATGGCTATAGTGAACAGTCGTCCTCTGACAGTCGACAATCTAAGTGATCCAAAGAGTCCAGAGCCACTAACACCCAATCACCTGCTCACAATGAAATCTATCACAGCCTTACCACCTCCTGGCAGATTCATAAGAGAGGACATGTATGCTCGTAAGAGGTGGCGTCACGTTCAATATCTCTCAGAGCAATTCTGGAGTCGCTGGAGAAAGGAGTACCTCTTTAATATTGCTACTAGACAGCGCTGGCATACTCCTAGAAGAAACCTCAAGGTCGGCGATATTGTCATGGAGAAGGCAGATGATCTGCCACGGAATGAGTGGAAGTTGGCCAAAGTTATAGAAACAGTGACTGATACAGATGGACTTGTGAGAAAGGTAAAGATTCGTGTTGGAGATCAAAAGATGGGAAAGGAGGGACATCGTTCTGGCAAGCCATCCATCGTCGAACGTCCTGTGCAGAAGCTGATCCTGCTTTTAGAGACTGTTTAA
- the LOC131457006 gene encoding uncharacterized protein LOC131457006: MKASLDSSDSDQQMDICKDSEEETLRRSGRQKNPTEKMLAFQREEAHKKEKRLTHFYELWKTQARKTREQLKSNIPENEIAALIDTLEEGMSDVIRIYMEIRDHLTPSSETRRRIDACEAVTRDIVRIAYERITGIDGEFDSEAVKQRLCELLNRDYARSIYGSTASPSSRHSSQNSVSSIVTAKRADAAADLAAKEAEYEGLLEEERQKEKIQLLEEKQRKELETQKRELERLKAEKDIRAARARLITYNKEVMQEASVLSTDHSIGEQRYMSLQQPVSSAPIQQPAYVTTTSSPPQTDVTYLAQAVQDSITLNRLPMPEPSLFTGDPIQFIEWKASFISLIDKRNISSADKLHYLRKYVGGPARKTLDGIFYRSDDNAYKDAWNRLNGRYGQPFIIQRAFREKLAKWPRIQPKDAEGLRTFADFLHSCQEAIPHVKGLDILNDCEENQKLIQKLPDWAASQWNRKVTQSLKDRQEFPNFQDFVGFMLMEAEIACNPITSFQALHSSQPNVDKHYLKERKSKSSVFHTQTVTEAETPEQLKTDLKPPCMFCQDFKHRLHCCPGFKRKSLDERRKYVKEKRLCFGCLKPGHNAKDCRHRHSCDSCKGRHPTLLHDDGYTKTKTIPVPNQISGDEAATTLSLSVETEEPSANTSMIVPVWVSSISNPGMERLVYALLDTQSDTVFIEQEVNNSLQTETHPVRLKLTTMIGKDALIHSQRVSGLRVRGYYSNILIDLPPTYTKDCIPVNRTHIPTCETARHWNHLTTIADEIPPQLECEVGLLIGYNCSRALAPRQVIHGGDGEPYAVRTDLGWSIVGCSSPHHDSPSITNMCHRVVIKEFPPVTPADAIRVLESDFKDTSKDGKAVSQDDILFLNVLKEGIQMNTQGHYEMPLPFKERPYLPDNKQLAVVRLSHVKRKLLRDEKYKEHYVKFMNEVIEKGEAAEVCEQGKKGEKWYIPHHGVYHSKKPDKLRVVFDCSAKYKGTSLNDHLLSGPDLLNSLIGVLIRFRQHHVALMCDIEKMFHQFHVCEADRDYLRFLWWKNGDLHADPQEFHMKVHLFGAASSPGCANYGLKQLAKDHETQFPLGSEFIMKDFYVDDGVTSTASVDEAIQLAKEAQELCSMGGLRLHKFVCNNRSVLDSIPSTEHATEVKAPNLAFNDSTLERALGIHWHIESDTFRFRVCLKDQPATRRGILSTVASLYDPLGFVAPFLLTGKKVLQEMCRHGTSWDDPLPSELQPVWERWKNDLANLEEITIPRCYVPVGFGKVIKKELHHFSDASTYGYGQCSYLRYVNEDEGVHCALVMGKSRVAPIKVTTIPRLELTAAVVSVAASNTLKEELGLADIDEYFWTDSKVVLGYINNEARRFHTFVSNRVQKIHLSTAPQQWRYVSTNNNPADLASRGSNASEILTSRWLSGPHFLWEKEIPPAVDVVTEVQIGDPEVKRIQTLHTWTSEQVSLSDRLSRFSTWSRATQAIARLIRRARGDKSTDHSTVQEREDAWCIIIKDLQTQMDSSRWEEG; encoded by the exons ATGAAAGCATCTCTAGACAGTAGCGACTCAGACCAGCAAATGGATATCTGCAAAGACAGCGAAGAGGAGACGCTTCGCCGCTCTGGTCGCCAGAAGAACCCCACGGAGAAGATGCTTGCATTTCAGAGAGAGGAGGCtcacaaaaaggagaaaaggctCACTCACTTTTATGAACTATGGAAGACCCAAGCACGTAAGACTAGAGAGCAATTAAAGTCAAACATTCCTGAAAATGAGATTGCAGCTCTTATAGACACACTAGAAGAAGGAATGTCGGATGTTATTCGCATCTATATGGAAATCAGAGATCACCTCACTCCATCCAGTGAGACAAGACGTCGGATTGATGCCTGTGAAGCAGTGACGAGGGACATTGTTAGAATTGCATATGAAAGGATAACAGGCATAGATGGAGAATTTGACAGTGAAGCAGTAAAACAACGACTGTGTGAGCTGCTTAACAGAGACTATGCTCGCTCTATCTATGGATCCACAGCCTCACCTTCAAGTCGACACTCCAGCCAAAACTCTGTGAGCTCCATCGTAACTGCTAAAAGGGCAGATGCGGCGGCAGACTTAGCAGCAAAGGAAGCAGAGTATGAAGGTTTATTGGAGGAGgaaagacaaaaggaaaaaattCAACTCCTAgaggaaaagcagagaaaagaacTTGAAACTCAGAAACGTGAGTTGGAAAGACTAAAGGCAGAGAAGGATATAAGAGCTGCCCGAGCTAGGTTGATAACCTATAACAAAGAAGTAATGCAGGAAGCTAGTGTCCTTTCCACTGATCACAGCATTGGTGAACAACGGTACATGTCCCTACAGCAACCTGTGTCTTCAGCTCCCATCCAGCAGCCTGCATATGTCACAACGACATCATCACCTCCACAGACAGATGTGACCTACCTGGCTCAAGCAGTCCAAGATAGCATAACTCTGAACAGGCTCCCGATGCCAGAACCATCTTTATTCACTGGTGACCCAATCCAGTTTATCGAGTGGAAAGCCTCATTCATATCGCTCATAGACAAAAGGAATATTTCCTCAGCTGACAAACTGCATTATCTGAGAAAGTATGTGGGAGGTCCAGCTCGAAAGACACTCGATGGTATCTTTTATAGAAGTGATGACAATGCTTATAAAGATGCATGGAACCGTCTCAACGGAAGGTATGGTCAGCCCTTCATTATTCAGAGAGCTTTTAGAGAAAAACTGGCAAAGTGGCCAAGGATTCAGCCAAAGGATGCCGAAGGACTGAGAACATTTGCTGATTTCCTACACTCATGTCAAGAAGCCATACCTCATGTTAAAGGGCTTGATATTTTGAATGACtgtgaagaaaatcaaaaactgaTTCAAAAACTTCCAGATTGGGCAGCATCGCAGTGGAACCGAAAAGTCACACAATCCTTGAAAGACAGGCAGGAGTTTCCTAACTTCCAGGACTTTGTCGGCTTCATGTTAATGGAGGCAGAGATCGCCTGTAATCCTATCACCTCATTCCAAGCCCTCCACTCATCACAGCCCAATGTAGATAAACATTATCTGAAGGAAAGGAAGTCTAAATCCAGTGTTTTCCATACACAGACAGTTACAGAGGCTGAAACTCCAGAGcagttaaaaacagatttaaagccACCATGCATGTTCTGTCAGGACTTTAAACATCGCCTGCACTGCTGTCCTGGGTTCAAAAGAAAATCTCTggatgaaagaagaaaatatgtaaaagaaaagagactATGCTTTGGTTGTCTGAAGCCAGGACATAACGCAAAAGACTGTCGTCACCGACACTCATGTGACAGCTGCAAAGGAAGACATCCTACACTCCTACATGACGACGGCTACACTAAAACCAAAACCATACCAGTTCCAAATCAGATCAGCGGAGACGAAGCAGCAACCACATTGTCTCTCAGCGTGGAAACAGAGGAACCATCGGCTAACACTTCAATGATCGTGCcagtgtgggtttcctccaTCAGTAATCCAGGTATGGAAAGGCTTGTTTATGCTCTTCTGGACACTCAGAGTGATACAGTTTTCATTGAACAGGAAGTTAACAACAGCTTACAAACTGAGACACATCCTGTGAGACTGAAGCTAACTACAATGATTGGTAAAGATGCACTAATACACAGTCAAAGGGTCTCAGGTCTCAGAGTGAGAGGTTACTACTCCAACATCCTCATTGATCTCCCTCCTACATACACAAAGGACTGCATACCAGTGAACAGAACACACATTCCTACCTGTGAAACGGCAAGGCACTGGAATCATCTCACCACAATAGCAGATGAAATCCCACCACAGCTAGAATGTGAAGTTGGTCTTTTGATAGGCTACAATTGCTCAAGGGCACTGGCACCACGGCAGGTAATACATGGAGGAGATGGTGAACCCTACGCAGTTCGCACAGACTTAGGATGGAGTATTGTAGGTTGTTCATCACCACACCATGACTCACCAAGCATCACCAACATGTGCCACAGAGTAGTTATAAAAGAGTTTCCTCCAGTGACTCCAGCTGATGCAATCAGAGTTCTGGAGTCTGACTTTAAGGATACCAGTAAGGATGGAAAGGCTGTGTCTCAGGATGACATCCTCTTTCTGAATGTGCTAAAGGAAGGAATTCAGATGAACACCCAAGGTCACTATGAGATGCCACTCCCCTTTAAAGAAAGACCCTACCTCCCTGACAATAAACAACTAGCCGTTGTCCGGCTCAGTCATGTTAAAAGAAAGCTGCTGAGAGATGAAAAGTACAAGGAACATTATGTGAAGTTCATGAACGAGGTGATTGAAAAGGGTGAGGCAGCGGAAGTATGTGAGCaaggaaagaaaggagagaagtGGTATATTCCCCATCATGGAGTCTATCACTCCAAAAAACCTGACAAACTTCGTGTGGTTTTTGATTGCTCCGCTAAATACAAGGGAACAAGCCTGAATGACCATCTTCTGTCAGGCCCAGACTTACTGAATAGCCTAATCGGTGTACTCATCAGATTCAGACAGCACCATGTAGCACTGATGTGCGATATTgaaaaaatgtttcatcagtTCCATGTGTGTGAAGCTGACAGAGACTATCTACGTTTCCTCTGGTGGAAAAATGGCGACCTGCATGCGGACCCACAGGAGTTCCACATGAAGGTTCATCTGTTTGGTGCTGCATCCTCACCAGGATGCGCCAACTATGGACTGAAACAACTTGCTAAAGATCATGAGACCCAATTTCCCCTTGGCTCTGAGTTCATCATGAAAGACTTTTACGTTGATGACGGTGTCACCAGCACAGCAAGCGTAGATGAAGCTATTCAGCTTGCAAAGGAAGCTCAGGAGCTCTGTTCTATGGGTGGGTTGAGGCTGCATAAGTTTGTGTGCAACAACAGATCAGTACTGGATAGTATTCCGTCAACGGAGCATGCTACTGAAGTGAAGGCTCCAAACCTGGCCTTCAACGATTCAACGCTTGAGAGGGCCTTAGGTATCCACTGGCACATTGAATCGGATACTTTCAGATTTCGTGTCTGCCTTAAAGACCAGCCAGCAACACGACGTGGCATACTATCAACAGTAGCCTCCCTCTATGATCCACTGGGCTTTGTTGCCCCTTTTCTGCTCACCGGGAAAAAGGTGCTTCAGGAAATGTGCAGGCATGGCACAAGCTGGGATGACCCCCTCCCCAGTGAACTGCAACCAGTATGGGAGCGCTGGAAGAATGATCTTGCAAATTTGGAGGAAATCACCATACCGCGCTGCTATGTGCCCGTCGGCTTtggaaaagtcattaaaaaagagCTACATCACTTTTCCGATGCAAGCACATATGGTTATGGCCAGTGTTCTTACTTGAGATATGTAAATGAAGATGAAGGTGTTCACTGTGCTCTGGTTATGGGAAAGTCCAGAGTAGCTCCTATTAAAGTCACGACTATCCCCAGGCTGGAGCTGACAGCTGCTGTTGTGTCGGTCGCAGCAAGCAACACCCTAAAGGAGGAGCTTGGTTTGGCCGATATTGATGAATACTTCTGGACGGACTCCAAAGTGGTCTTGGGGTACATCAATAACGAGGCACGTCGTTTCCATACATTCGTATCAAACCGAGTACAGAAAATACACCTCAGCACAGCACCCCAGCAGTGGAGATACGTCTCTACCAACAATAACCCAGCAGATCTTGCCTCTAGAGGTTCAAATGCAAGTGAGATTCTCACATCAAGGTGGCTCTCAGGACCTCACTTCCTATGGGAGAAGGAGATTCCCCCAGCTGTAGATGTCGTCACTGAAGTACAGATTGGAGATCCTGAAGTCAAAAGGATTCAGACACTACACACATGGACATCTGAACAAGTGAGTCTTTCTGATCGCTTGTCAAGGTTTTCTACGTGGTCAAGAGCAACTCAAGCCATTGCTCGTCTCATCCGTCGTGCTAGGGGTGATAAATCAACAGATCACAGCACTGTGCAGGAACGAGAGGACGCATGGTGCATCATCATAAAGGACCTTCAGACACAA ATGGACTCCTCAAGGTGGGAGGAAGGTTAA
- the bloc1s5 gene encoding biogenesis of lysosome-related organelles complex 1 subunit 5: MDKITKDVGDIQSRLLNHRPIINAEIRYFVREFEEKRGNRENRLLENLNKMVAETNEQMPSTDVQGGNLGMMPDLIKRLEAANHMADRVQQRELEAQQSTQMQVNMERLKEEWADFLKEQQRLKEEVDEEHARAVGQLSTHYSEKKMDLTKFSPL, encoded by the exons ATGGACAAGATCACTAAAG ATGTGGGTGATATCCAGTCCCGCCTGTTAAACCACAGACCCATCATCAATGCTGAGATCCGCTACTTTGTCAGAGAGTTTGAG GAGAAACGTGGAAACAGAGAGAACAGACTCCTGGAGAATCTTAATAAGATGGTGGCGGAAACAAATGAGCAAATGCCTTCGACAGATGTTCAGGGTGGGAACCTGGGAATGATGCCTGACCTCATCAAACGAT TGGAAGCTGCTAATCACATGGCAGACAgagtccagcagagggagctaGAAGCACAGCAG AGCACACAGATGCAGGTGAACATGGAACGTTTAAAGGAAGAATGGGCAGACTTCCTGAAGGAGCAGCAGAGATTAAAAGAGGAGGTGGATGAGGAGCATGCCAGGGCAGTAGGACAACTCAGCACCCACTATAGTGAAAAGAAGATGGACCTAACCAAGTTTTCACCCCTATGA